Part of the Paeniglutamicibacter sulfureus genome, CACCGGCCGCTACCTGGGCGCCGTGCACATCCAGGCGCTGCTGCGCACCCCGCCGCCGGAGTCCCTGGGCAACATCCTGGACTCCGACGTCGAACCCATCGACGACCAGGCGGGGGTCGCCGACGTCGCCCGCACCCTGGCCAGCTACAACCTCACCTCGCTGGCCGTGGTGAACGACGACGGGCGCCTGGTCGGCGCGGTGACCGTCGATGACGTGCTTGACCACCTGCTGCCCGATGACTGGCGCACCCACGACGACCATCCCGACGACGCCGCACCCGATGCCCCGGCACCGTCCATCGGCACCGACCTACCACCCCTGAACGGAGGTTCCCATGGCTGAGAAGCGCCAGGCCTCGACAGGCCTCGACACCCCCATGTCCGCCCGCAACCGCTTCTTCCCGCGCTTTGCCCCCAACCCCGACAGGTTTGGGTCCAGCACCGAGAAATTCGCGCGTTTCATGGGCACCCCGCAGTTCCTGTTCTACATGACCATCTTCTGCGTGTTCTGGCTGATCTGGAACACGCTGGCACCGGAGGGCTGGCGCTTCGACTCCGCGGCACTGGGCTTCACGGCGCTCACGCTGATGCTCTCGCTGCAGGCCTCCTACGCCGCCCCGCTGCTGCTGCTGGCGCAGAACCGGCAGGACGACCGCGACCGGGTATCGCTGACCGAGGACCGCGGGCGGGCCGAACGCAACCTCTCAGACACCGAGTACCTCACCCGGGAACTCGCCGCCCTGCGCATCGCCCTGCGCGACGTGGCAACCCGCG contains:
- a CDS encoding DUF1003 domain-containing protein, whose product is MAEKRQASTGLDTPMSARNRFFPRFAPNPDRFGSSTEKFARFMGTPQFLFYMTIFCVFWLIWNTLAPEGWRFDSAALGFTALTLMLSLQASYAAPLLLLAQNRQDDRDRVSLTEDRGRAERNLSDTEYLTRELAALRIALRDVATRDYVRSELRSALEDLLETTDGEELNLRAKTTKRRDRSSTNTGLIPQVPPRAPSRRSRPRRNDTP